A genome region from Anastrepha obliqua isolate idAnaObli1 chromosome 4, idAnaObli1_1.0, whole genome shotgun sequence includes the following:
- the LOC129245825 gene encoding vigilin isoform X2, which produces MQAAVMEESNETVEQQINTNTITNNQQQEQAQLEQPSSPTSVATPTSTNSGTTNNPTPTFSYDDLFPALPANTAAPLSSNAGPPCVRVTTTQKTQVLHVSGDERKTTESDKFGEGESKRICQQISKDTGAQIEIASGKNQSLTFLIKGKQSEILDARRRILMHFSTQASKQVSIPKEHHRVILGKRGERLRELERVTATRINIPTQTEESEVVTILGTKEGIEKAEQEIRQLSAEQYKKCSDRTSVPKVYHPFIVGPNNENLAKLMEETGAKINVPPQSVQKDEIVISGEKDAVANAKAKVEAIYKEMEKKCSTVSVEVAKSQHRYVIGPKGSTLADILRITGVSVEMPPTDSPLETITLRGPQVALGNALTVVYQKANSVKSVEIEAPNWTHKYVIGRKGANMRQLEEECPNVNVFCLDDKIKLEGDPERVDQATNYLNDIVRNYLDHYTYVVMTVNPSYYKHIIGKAGANVNRLKDELKVNINIEEREGQNNIRIEGPKEGVQQAQLELQEKIDKLENEKSKDVIIDRRLHRSIIGAKGEKIREIKDRYRQVTITIPSPQENTDIVKLRGPKEDVDKCHKDLLKLVKEIQESSHIIEVPIFKQFHKFVIGKGGANIKKIRDETQTKIDLPAEGDTNEVIVITGKKENVLDAKERIQKIQNELSDIVTEEVQIEPKFYNSIIGTGGKLISAIMEECGGVSIKFPTSDSKSDKVTIRGPKDDVEKAKAQLLELANERQLASFTAEVRAKQQHHKFLIGKNGASIRKIRDATGARIIFPSNEDEDKEVIIIIGKEDSVKSAKEQLEAIIKDIDQVTEGEISVDPKYHKHFVAKRGEILHRISEENGGVMISFPRPGVDSDKVTLKGAKDCIEAAKQRIAEIVADLEAQVTIEVVIPQRLHRTIMGARGFKVQQVTSEHDVQIKFPDRDATNPVEGLVNGTNGSGEDCDENAEPVRECDIIRITGRTEKCEAAKQALIGLIPIVEELEVPYDLHRTIIGPKGANVRQFMSTYDVHIELPPSETKSDLIKLSGTPAHVEEAKAALEKMIEEYEADRADRELRSYELKIDVDTQYHSKLIGRRGAVINKLRADHDVQISLPKRTDPDPRIITITGYQANTEAARDAIMEIVGDLQDLYREVIEVDSRIHSHIIGHRGRTIRKIIEDYKVDIKFASSDDAQTNRNAVTIIGKEENVENAKEVILNMAEDYTNEYLDNLPPSPQPQTVAAFLPGGGNENGFVIKDAPWERANDRQGKSSAPNTQSQEDFPDFAAGGPTPVASPLTSAWGPKN; this is translated from the exons ATGCAAGCAGCAGTGATGGAAGAATCAAACG AGACCGTTGAACAACAAATCAACACCAACACTATCACCAACAACCAACAACAAGAGCAGGCCCAGCTCGAGCAACCATCCTCACCCACTTCTGTCGCTACGCCGACAAGCACCAATAGCGGCACCACCAACAATCCAACGCCAACATTTAGTTATGACGACTTGTTCCCGGCATTGCCAGCGAATACCGCCGCTCCACTGAGCAGTAACGCTGGCCCACCCTGTGTGCGTGTAACGACTACGCAAAAAACCCAG GTGTTGCACGTGTCTGGCGATGAGCGAAAAACTACTGAATCGGACAAGTTCGGTGAGGGTGAATCGAAGCGTATCTGTCAGCAAATTTCAAAGGATACAGGCGCTCAAATTGAAATCGCCAGTGGCAAAAATCAATCTCTGACCTTCTTGATTAAGGGCAAGCAAAGCGAAATATTGGATGCACGCCGTCGCATTCTAATGCATTTCTCAACCCAAGCCAGCAAACAGGTATCGATACCGAAAGAGCACCATCGTGTCATTCTCGGCAAGCGCGGCGAACGTTTGCGTGAGCTGGAGCGTGTAACCGCAACACGCATAAACATCCCTACTCAAACGGAGGAGAGTGAGGTGGTCACCATTTTGGGTACTAAGGAGGGTATTGAAAAGGCCGAGCAAGAGATCCGCCAATTATCGGCTGAACAGTATAAGAAGTGCTCGGATCGCACTTCGGTGCCAAAAGTGTATCATCCGTTTATTGTGGGCCCTAATAATGAGAACCTCGCCAAGTTGATGGAAGAAACCGGGGCGAAGATCAATGTACCGCCACAATCGGTACAAAAGGACGAGATTGTGATTTCGGGCGAGAAGGATGCCGTAGCCAATGCTAAGGCTAAAGTGGAAGCTATCTATAAAGAAATGGAAAAGAAGTGCTCCACTGTTAGTGTTGAAGTAGCGAAGTCGCAGCACCGCTATGTTATCGGTCCGAAAGGTTCAACGTTGGCGGATATTCTTCGCATCACTGGAGTTTCAGTTGAAATGCCACCCACAGATTCGCCATTGGAGACAATAACATTGCGCGGCCCGCAAGTGGCATTGGGTAACGCGTTGACCGTGGTTTACCAGAAGGCCAATTCCGTTAAATCGGTGGAAATCGAAGCGCCTAATTGGACACATAAATATGTGATCGGACGCAAAGGTGCCAATATGCGTCAACTGGAGGAGGAATGCCCCAATGTGAATGTCTTCTGTCTGGATGATAAAATCAAACTAGAAGGCGATCCCGAACGCGTTGATCAGGCAACAAATTATCTCAACGATATTGTACGCAACTACTTGGACCACTACACTTACGTGGTGATGACAGTGAATCCATCCTACTATAAGCATATCATTGGTAAAGCTGGCGCAAATGTGAACCGCTTAAAGGACGAACTGAAAGTGAATATCAATATTGAAGAGCGTGAAGGTCAGAATAACATACGTATTGAAGGGCCGAAGGAGGGCGTTCAACAGGCTCAGCTtgaattacaagaaaaaatcgaCAAACTGGAAAATGAAAAGTCAAAGGATGTGATCATCGATCGCCGTTTGCATCGTTCGATTATTGGTGCCAAGGGCGAAAAGATACGGGAGATCAAGGATCGCTATCGCCAGGTTACTATCACCATACCAAGTCCTCAAGAAAATACCGACATTGTTAAACTACGCGGCCCCAAAGAGGATGTCGACAAGTGCCACAAAGATTTGCTGAAACTAGTTAAGGAGATACAGGAGTCATCACACATCATCGAGGTACCAATATTTAAGCAGTTCCACAAATTCGTAATTGGAAAAGGCGGAgccaatatcaaaaaaatacgcgacgaaactcaaacaaaaatcgatttgccAGCGGAGGGGGATACGAACGAAGTGATTGTGATCACAGGAAAGAAGGAAAATGTACTTGACGCCAAGGAACGTATTCAAAAGATTCAAAATGAGTTGTCCGACATCGTCACTGAAGAGGTGCAAATTGAGCCGAAATTCTACAACTCCATCATTGGCACCGGCGGTAAACTAATTTCAGCCATTATGGAAGAATGTGGGGGGGTTTCCATTAAATTTCCCACTAGCGACTCGAAGAGCGATAAG GTGACAATTCGTGGTCCAAAAGACGATGTGGAAAAAGCCAAAGCTCAACTTCTCGAACTTGCCAACGAACGCCAACTGGCCTCATTTACTGCTGAGGTACGTGCCAAGCAACAGCATCATAAATTCCTAATCGGTAAGAATGGAGCTTCCATCCGCAAGATCCGCGACGCCACTGGTGCGCGCATCATTTTCCCTTCCAATGAGGATGAGGATAAGGAGGTTATAATAATTATTGGCAAAGAGGACAGTGTGAAGTCTGCCAAAGAGCAATTGGAGGCCATCATCAAAGACATCGATCAAGTTACCGAGGGCGAAATTTCCGTCGATCCCAAGTACCACAAACATTTCGTTGCAAAGCGTGGCGAAATTTTGCATCGAATTTCGGAAGAGAACGGTGGCGTTATGATTTCCTTCCCACGGCCAGGTGTCGATTCTGACAAGGTTACCTTGAAGGGAGCCAAGGATTGCATTGAGGCTGCGAAGCAACGAATCGCCGAAATTGTTGCCGACTTGGAAGCGCAGGTCACCATTGAGGTGGTCATTCCGCAGCGACTGCATCGCACAATAATGGGTGCGCGCGGCTTCAAGGTGCAACAAGTGACCTCTGAGCATGATGTACAAATTAAATTCCCCGATCGCGATGCTACTAATCCTGTTGAGGGTCTAGTAAACGGTACCAATGGTAGTGGTGAAGATTGCGATGAAAATGCCGAACCGGTGCGTGAATGCGATATTATTCGCATTACTGGCCGCACCGAAAAATGTGAAGCGGCAAAACAAGCATTGATTGGCTTGATACCGATCGTTGAGGAGCTTGAGGTGCCCTACGATTTGCATCGTACAATCATCGGTCCCAAAGGTGCCAATGTACGTCAATTTATGTCAACCTATGATGTGCACATTGAGTTGCCGCCCAGCGAAACAAAGTCTGACCTGATAAAACTCAGCGGTACGCCGGCGCACGTGGAGGAAGCTAAGGCTGCTTTAGAAAAAATGATCGAAGAGTACGAAGCAGATCGTGCTGATCGCGAGCTACGTTCGTATGAGCTGAAAATCGATGTGGATACACAGTACCACTCCAAATTGATTGGACGCCGTGGTGCCGTTATCAATAAGTTGCGCGCCGATCATGACGTGCAAATCTCGCTGCCAAAACGTACAGATCCCGATCCAAGAATCATTACCATCACAGGTTATCAAGCCAATACTGAAGCAGCGCGTGATGCCATTATGGAAATCGTCGGTGATTTGCAGGATTTGTACCGTGAAGTCATTGAAGTGGACTCCcgcatacattcacacataatcGGACATCGCGGGCGCACCATTCGAAAGATCATCGAGGACTATAAG GTGGACATCAAATTCGCTTCTTCGGACGATGCTCAAACTAATCGCAATGCCGTAACAATTATCGGCAAAGAAGAGAATGTCGAAAATGCCAAGGAAGTTATACTCAATATGGCCGAGGATTATACCAACGAATATTTGGACAATTTGCCACCTTCGCCACAACCTCAGACAGTGGCAGCCTTCCTACCGGGTGGTGGAAACGAAAATGGTTTTGTCATTAAGGATGCACCATGGGAAAGAGCTAACGACAGGCAAGGCAAGAGCTCTGCACCCAACACTCAGTCGCAAGAAGATTTCCCAGATTTCGCAGCTGGCGGTCCCACACCAGTGGCTTCGCCCTTAACATCGGCATGGGGACCGAAAAACTAA
- the LOC129245825 gene encoding vigilin isoform X1, whose protein sequence is MQAAVMEESNVETVEQQINTNTITNNQQQEQAQLEQPSSPTSVATPTSTNSGTTNNPTPTFSYDDLFPALPANTAAPLSSNAGPPCVRVTTTQKTQVLHVSGDERKTTESDKFGEGESKRICQQISKDTGAQIEIASGKNQSLTFLIKGKQSEILDARRRILMHFSTQASKQVSIPKEHHRVILGKRGERLRELERVTATRINIPTQTEESEVVTILGTKEGIEKAEQEIRQLSAEQYKKCSDRTSVPKVYHPFIVGPNNENLAKLMEETGAKINVPPQSVQKDEIVISGEKDAVANAKAKVEAIYKEMEKKCSTVSVEVAKSQHRYVIGPKGSTLADILRITGVSVEMPPTDSPLETITLRGPQVALGNALTVVYQKANSVKSVEIEAPNWTHKYVIGRKGANMRQLEEECPNVNVFCLDDKIKLEGDPERVDQATNYLNDIVRNYLDHYTYVVMTVNPSYYKHIIGKAGANVNRLKDELKVNINIEEREGQNNIRIEGPKEGVQQAQLELQEKIDKLENEKSKDVIIDRRLHRSIIGAKGEKIREIKDRYRQVTITIPSPQENTDIVKLRGPKEDVDKCHKDLLKLVKEIQESSHIIEVPIFKQFHKFVIGKGGANIKKIRDETQTKIDLPAEGDTNEVIVITGKKENVLDAKERIQKIQNELSDIVTEEVQIEPKFYNSIIGTGGKLISAIMEECGGVSIKFPTSDSKSDKVTIRGPKDDVEKAKAQLLELANERQLASFTAEVRAKQQHHKFLIGKNGASIRKIRDATGARIIFPSNEDEDKEVIIIIGKEDSVKSAKEQLEAIIKDIDQVTEGEISVDPKYHKHFVAKRGEILHRISEENGGVMISFPRPGVDSDKVTLKGAKDCIEAAKQRIAEIVADLEAQVTIEVVIPQRLHRTIMGARGFKVQQVTSEHDVQIKFPDRDATNPVEGLVNGTNGSGEDCDENAEPVRECDIIRITGRTEKCEAAKQALIGLIPIVEELEVPYDLHRTIIGPKGANVRQFMSTYDVHIELPPSETKSDLIKLSGTPAHVEEAKAALEKMIEEYEADRADRELRSYELKIDVDTQYHSKLIGRRGAVINKLRADHDVQISLPKRTDPDPRIITITGYQANTEAARDAIMEIVGDLQDLYREVIEVDSRIHSHIIGHRGRTIRKIIEDYKVDIKFASSDDAQTNRNAVTIIGKEENVENAKEVILNMAEDYTNEYLDNLPPSPQPQTVAAFLPGGGNENGFVIKDAPWERANDRQGKSSAPNTQSQEDFPDFAAGGPTPVASPLTSAWGPKN, encoded by the exons ATGCAAGCAGCAGTGATGGAAGAATCAAACG TAGAGACCGTTGAACAACAAATCAACACCAACACTATCACCAACAACCAACAACAAGAGCAGGCCCAGCTCGAGCAACCATCCTCACCCACTTCTGTCGCTACGCCGACAAGCACCAATAGCGGCACCACCAACAATCCAACGCCAACATTTAGTTATGACGACTTGTTCCCGGCATTGCCAGCGAATACCGCCGCTCCACTGAGCAGTAACGCTGGCCCACCCTGTGTGCGTGTAACGACTACGCAAAAAACCCAG GTGTTGCACGTGTCTGGCGATGAGCGAAAAACTACTGAATCGGACAAGTTCGGTGAGGGTGAATCGAAGCGTATCTGTCAGCAAATTTCAAAGGATACAGGCGCTCAAATTGAAATCGCCAGTGGCAAAAATCAATCTCTGACCTTCTTGATTAAGGGCAAGCAAAGCGAAATATTGGATGCACGCCGTCGCATTCTAATGCATTTCTCAACCCAAGCCAGCAAACAGGTATCGATACCGAAAGAGCACCATCGTGTCATTCTCGGCAAGCGCGGCGAACGTTTGCGTGAGCTGGAGCGTGTAACCGCAACACGCATAAACATCCCTACTCAAACGGAGGAGAGTGAGGTGGTCACCATTTTGGGTACTAAGGAGGGTATTGAAAAGGCCGAGCAAGAGATCCGCCAATTATCGGCTGAACAGTATAAGAAGTGCTCGGATCGCACTTCGGTGCCAAAAGTGTATCATCCGTTTATTGTGGGCCCTAATAATGAGAACCTCGCCAAGTTGATGGAAGAAACCGGGGCGAAGATCAATGTACCGCCACAATCGGTACAAAAGGACGAGATTGTGATTTCGGGCGAGAAGGATGCCGTAGCCAATGCTAAGGCTAAAGTGGAAGCTATCTATAAAGAAATGGAAAAGAAGTGCTCCACTGTTAGTGTTGAAGTAGCGAAGTCGCAGCACCGCTATGTTATCGGTCCGAAAGGTTCAACGTTGGCGGATATTCTTCGCATCACTGGAGTTTCAGTTGAAATGCCACCCACAGATTCGCCATTGGAGACAATAACATTGCGCGGCCCGCAAGTGGCATTGGGTAACGCGTTGACCGTGGTTTACCAGAAGGCCAATTCCGTTAAATCGGTGGAAATCGAAGCGCCTAATTGGACACATAAATATGTGATCGGACGCAAAGGTGCCAATATGCGTCAACTGGAGGAGGAATGCCCCAATGTGAATGTCTTCTGTCTGGATGATAAAATCAAACTAGAAGGCGATCCCGAACGCGTTGATCAGGCAACAAATTATCTCAACGATATTGTACGCAACTACTTGGACCACTACACTTACGTGGTGATGACAGTGAATCCATCCTACTATAAGCATATCATTGGTAAAGCTGGCGCAAATGTGAACCGCTTAAAGGACGAACTGAAAGTGAATATCAATATTGAAGAGCGTGAAGGTCAGAATAACATACGTATTGAAGGGCCGAAGGAGGGCGTTCAACAGGCTCAGCTtgaattacaagaaaaaatcgaCAAACTGGAAAATGAAAAGTCAAAGGATGTGATCATCGATCGCCGTTTGCATCGTTCGATTATTGGTGCCAAGGGCGAAAAGATACGGGAGATCAAGGATCGCTATCGCCAGGTTACTATCACCATACCAAGTCCTCAAGAAAATACCGACATTGTTAAACTACGCGGCCCCAAAGAGGATGTCGACAAGTGCCACAAAGATTTGCTGAAACTAGTTAAGGAGATACAGGAGTCATCACACATCATCGAGGTACCAATATTTAAGCAGTTCCACAAATTCGTAATTGGAAAAGGCGGAgccaatatcaaaaaaatacgcgacgaaactcaaacaaaaatcgatttgccAGCGGAGGGGGATACGAACGAAGTGATTGTGATCACAGGAAAGAAGGAAAATGTACTTGACGCCAAGGAACGTATTCAAAAGATTCAAAATGAGTTGTCCGACATCGTCACTGAAGAGGTGCAAATTGAGCCGAAATTCTACAACTCCATCATTGGCACCGGCGGTAAACTAATTTCAGCCATTATGGAAGAATGTGGGGGGGTTTCCATTAAATTTCCCACTAGCGACTCGAAGAGCGATAAG GTGACAATTCGTGGTCCAAAAGACGATGTGGAAAAAGCCAAAGCTCAACTTCTCGAACTTGCCAACGAACGCCAACTGGCCTCATTTACTGCTGAGGTACGTGCCAAGCAACAGCATCATAAATTCCTAATCGGTAAGAATGGAGCTTCCATCCGCAAGATCCGCGACGCCACTGGTGCGCGCATCATTTTCCCTTCCAATGAGGATGAGGATAAGGAGGTTATAATAATTATTGGCAAAGAGGACAGTGTGAAGTCTGCCAAAGAGCAATTGGAGGCCATCATCAAAGACATCGATCAAGTTACCGAGGGCGAAATTTCCGTCGATCCCAAGTACCACAAACATTTCGTTGCAAAGCGTGGCGAAATTTTGCATCGAATTTCGGAAGAGAACGGTGGCGTTATGATTTCCTTCCCACGGCCAGGTGTCGATTCTGACAAGGTTACCTTGAAGGGAGCCAAGGATTGCATTGAGGCTGCGAAGCAACGAATCGCCGAAATTGTTGCCGACTTGGAAGCGCAGGTCACCATTGAGGTGGTCATTCCGCAGCGACTGCATCGCACAATAATGGGTGCGCGCGGCTTCAAGGTGCAACAAGTGACCTCTGAGCATGATGTACAAATTAAATTCCCCGATCGCGATGCTACTAATCCTGTTGAGGGTCTAGTAAACGGTACCAATGGTAGTGGTGAAGATTGCGATGAAAATGCCGAACCGGTGCGTGAATGCGATATTATTCGCATTACTGGCCGCACCGAAAAATGTGAAGCGGCAAAACAAGCATTGATTGGCTTGATACCGATCGTTGAGGAGCTTGAGGTGCCCTACGATTTGCATCGTACAATCATCGGTCCCAAAGGTGCCAATGTACGTCAATTTATGTCAACCTATGATGTGCACATTGAGTTGCCGCCCAGCGAAACAAAGTCTGACCTGATAAAACTCAGCGGTACGCCGGCGCACGTGGAGGAAGCTAAGGCTGCTTTAGAAAAAATGATCGAAGAGTACGAAGCAGATCGTGCTGATCGCGAGCTACGTTCGTATGAGCTGAAAATCGATGTGGATACACAGTACCACTCCAAATTGATTGGACGCCGTGGTGCCGTTATCAATAAGTTGCGCGCCGATCATGACGTGCAAATCTCGCTGCCAAAACGTACAGATCCCGATCCAAGAATCATTACCATCACAGGTTATCAAGCCAATACTGAAGCAGCGCGTGATGCCATTATGGAAATCGTCGGTGATTTGCAGGATTTGTACCGTGAAGTCATTGAAGTGGACTCCcgcatacattcacacataatcGGACATCGCGGGCGCACCATTCGAAAGATCATCGAGGACTATAAG GTGGACATCAAATTCGCTTCTTCGGACGATGCTCAAACTAATCGCAATGCCGTAACAATTATCGGCAAAGAAGAGAATGTCGAAAATGCCAAGGAAGTTATACTCAATATGGCCGAGGATTATACCAACGAATATTTGGACAATTTGCCACCTTCGCCACAACCTCAGACAGTGGCAGCCTTCCTACCGGGTGGTGGAAACGAAAATGGTTTTGTCATTAAGGATGCACCATGGGAAAGAGCTAACGACAGGCAAGGCAAGAGCTCTGCACCCAACACTCAGTCGCAAGAAGATTTCCCAGATTTCGCAGCTGGCGGTCCCACACCAGTGGCTTCGCCCTTAACATCGGCATGGGGACCGAAAAACTAA